The DNA window GCCATCGGCGCCTCCCGTCAGACGCTGCGACTTGGGGGCTCGGCCGACCGGAACTGAGAGCGGAGCACAGCGTCGAACGTCCGGTCCGGCGTTATGCGCTTCATCGCGATCCCCATCCGCGCCGGAAGTCCGACCGGATACCGGGTTCGTGGCCTGCGTTTGGTGATCGCTTTCTCGATGACGGCGGCGACCTTCTCGGGGGTGATCGCCATGCGGGCCATCGGCCCGTCGTAGGCTCCTTTGACGGTGTCGGCCAGACCCTCCTTGAACGCGGCGTAGGGACCGCCGTCCGAGATGCTGGCGACGGCCGTGTCGCCGAACGGCGTCAGGACGGTTCCCGGCTCGACCACGATGATCTTGACACCGAACGGGCGGACCTCGAAGCGGAGCGCGTCGCTGATCGCCTCTACCGCGTGCTTCGTGCCGTGGTAGAAGCCGCCGCCGGGGAACGTCACCTTCCCGCCGATCGACGAGAGGTTCACGATCCGCCCCCAGCCCCGACGCCGCATGCCGGGGAGCACGAGCTGGCACAGGCGGATGAGCCCGAAGACGTTGGTCTCGAACTGACGACGCACCTCGTCCATCGAGAATTCCTCGACCGGACCTTGCAACCCGTAGCCCGCGTTGTTGATGAGCACATCGACCGCGCCGTCGGCTGCCTCGACGGCGGCGACGGCGCCGGACATCGAGGCTTCGTCGGTCACGTCCAGCGGCAACACTCGAGCGCCGGCGTCGCCGAGATCCTTGATCGTCTCGACCCGCCGCGCCGTCGCCGTCACCTTCCAGCCGCCGCGGATGAGGCGCTCGGCGGTCACGCGTCCGATCCCCGTCGAGCAGCCCGTGATCAGGACGCTCCGGGACCCGCCCTCGTTCCCCATCCGTACCTCCATTCCCCAATGCCACGAATGCTTCGGATGCCGGACTCAGGCTAGACTCGGTCCACGATGCAAGACAAGCATCCCAACGCGGCGCTGGTCGAACGCTTCTACGAAGCTTTCGCTCGCCACGACGGTGACGCCATGGTGGCCTGCTACCACGCGGAGGTCGAATTCTCCGACGATGTGTTCGGCAACCTCACGAGCGAGCAGGCGGCCGGTATGTGGCGGATGTTCTGCGAAACGGGCACGGATCTGCGGGTCGAAGCGAGTGACATCCGCGCGGACGACCGGAACGGCTCCGCCCGGTGGGACGCGTGGTACACGTTCGCGGCCACCGGACGCCCGGTGCACAACGTGATCCACGCCAGCTTCGACTTCTCGAACGGCTTGATCCGCCGCCACAAAGACTCGTTCAACTTCGCTCGGTGGGCCTCGCAAGCGCTGGGGACCCCGGGCAAGCTCCTGGGACGCACGCCGTTCCTCCGCAAGGCCGTGCGGCGCCGGGCGCACAAGACGCTGAACGACTACCTCCAGAGCAAGTCCTGACCCGGTAGCGTTCTCCGCATGCGCGAGGAGCAGGAGGCCGCTCCGGCCGGGTTCCACGTCGGCGGTGTCGCGGCCGTCTCGTCGGGCGTCCTTCTCTGGGCCGCGTCGACCGTGATCGTCAAGAGCTCGGACGTCTCGGGGACGACGTTCGCCGTCTGTCGGCTGTGGGTCGGTGTCGCCGCGCTCTGGCTCGTGAGTTTCGCGACCGGTCATCGGCCGACGCGGGAAGTCTGGCGCGCGACGCTCCTTCCCGGAGTCCTCTTCGCCGCCAACATCGCGCTCTTCTTCGAGGCGCTTCAGCGTTCGACCGTGGCGAACGTCACGCTGATCACCTCGATCCAGCCGGCGCTGGTTTTCCTCGTCGCGGGACGGCTCTTCCGGGAGCGCATCACATCGTGGGATGTCGGATGGACGGCCGCGTCGCTGGCGGGGATCGGGCTCGTCGTCGCCGGCTCGGCGAGCGAGCCCGGGTGGCATCCGTCCGGCGACGTGTTCGCGCTCCTGGCGATCCTGATCTGGACGGTGTTCTTCCTCGCGTCGAAGCGGATCCGCACTACCACCGGCACGATCGAGTACTTCACCGCCGTCCTCGGCGTGGCGGCGGTCGCGCTCACTCCGGTGATGCTCATCGCCGGCGGCTCGTTCATCGACCCGAGCGCGCGGGACTGGCTGCTGATCGTGATCGTTGCGATCGGCCCGGGAACGGTCGGCCACTTGCTCGTAACGTGGGCGCACAAGCACGTGGACGTTTCACTGTCCTCGGTCATCGGGGTTGCGCAGCCGGTGCTCGCGGCGGCCGGCGCCGCGCTGTTCCTCGGTGAGGAGCTCGTCCTGCTGCAGGTGGTGGGAGGCATCATCACCATCGTGTCGGTGGTTTCGATCGTTCGGCGGCGCCGGCGGCCGGCGCCGGTCATCGTCCCGGAAGGTGCTCCGTGACCGATCAGTGGCCTGGGTGGGTGAACCCCGTCGGATCGCGGGCGAGACTGTGGCGCCCGCCGGTCATCCCTGATTTCATCGTGATGTGACCTCCGTTGCTCCCTCGACCCGCCGCCGGCTCCTGCCGGTTGTGCTCTTTCTCGCGTCGCTCGGCGGGATCGTTGCCCTTCAAGTGATGCAAGGATCGGATGAGCCCGCCGCCGTGCGACCCCCTGTGCCTGCCGGGGTCGGTTCGATCCGGGCGTGTCCGCTCCCGACACAGGTCGCGATGCCGTCCTGGTACCCGAAGGACCTGCCGCTGCCTCCCGGCTCGTTCGCGTCGAGCGTCGACGCGGCAGGAGCCGGCATCCGGGTGGTCAGTCTGGTCGTCCGAGAACCGCTCGAGGAAACGATCCGATTCATCGGCCAGACCTGGGCGAAGCAGGGCTGGAAGCTCGGGCAAGGTGAGCGCGAGCGGTTCGAAGCCGAGAACGTCTTCTGGAAGTCCGATGTTCGCTACGGCCGCTTCCGGATCAACGTGCTCTGCAGCACCGAGTGGACGGCCGTCACCCTCGCGATCGCGGATCCGGCTTGGGATTAAGAGTGATGGGGGAGGAGGCGAAGCTCTTCTTCCACCGAAGCGATCGGAGGCGGTGTGCCGGAGCGGAGACGAGACGGCGACGTGTACGTCCTCGATCTGGGGAGGGACGCGAACCGCTTCCATCCCGACTGCCGAGGACGCGATCCGTGTGCTACGCGACGATCAGTCCGGCTCCCTCACGTGAGCCGACTCAAACGCCGGCAGCGACCTGGCGGTGGGTCGGGTCGCGGGGGAGCCCGTCGAAGCCGCGCCATGCAAGAGCGAGGAGATAGTCCACGAGGTCCTCACGCGGAACGCGCTTCGTACGAAGCCACCAGTCCGCGACCGACTGCGTCATCCCGATGAGAGCGCGCGCGTAGATCGGCGCGCCGGCCGGATCGAGGCCGGCGCTGCGCAGGAGATCCCCGACCGTTCGCGCGATGCCGTCGGCAAGGGTGTCCCAGGCGGACCCGAGCCGCGCATAGGTATCCGGATCGTTGCGGGCGCCTGCTTCGACGAGCATTCGGAATCCGTCGGCGCGCTCCTCTGCGAACGCGAAGTACGCGGAGAGCCCGTTGCGGAGCCTATCTTGCGGATCGGGCGCTGCCGAGAGTGCGACCCACAGCCGTCGGATCAGCTCCGAGAGATGCTCGTCGAGGACGGCGAGGTACAGGTCGCGCTTCCCGCTGAAGTGTCGATAGAGGACCGGCTTCGTGACGCCGGCCGCTTTCGCGATGTCGTCGAGGCTCGTGTGCTCGTAGCCGGCGCGAGCGAACCGGCGTCGCGCGGTCGCAAGGATCTGCTCGCGCCTGTCGGACGCTCGCATGCGCTG is part of the Actinomycetota bacterium genome and encodes:
- a CDS encoding DMT family transporter; the encoded protein is MREEQEAAPAGFHVGGVAAVSSGVLLWAASTVIVKSSDVSGTTFAVCRLWVGVAALWLVSFATGHRPTREVWRATLLPGVLFAANIALFFEALQRSTVANVTLITSIQPALVFLVAGRLFRERITSWDVGWTAASLAGIGLVVAGSASEPGWHPSGDVFALLAILIWTVFFLASKRIRTTTGTIEYFTAVLGVAAVALTPVMLIAGGSFIDPSARDWLLIVIVAIGPGTVGHLLVTWAHKHVDVSLSSVIGVAQPVLAAAGAALFLGEELVLLQVVGGIITIVSVVSIVRRRRRPAPVIVPEGAP
- a CDS encoding nuclear transport factor 2 family protein; this translates as MQDKHPNAALVERFYEAFARHDGDAMVACYHAEVEFSDDVFGNLTSEQAAGMWRMFCETGTDLRVEASDIRADDRNGSARWDAWYTFAATGRPVHNVIHASFDFSNGLIRRHKDSFNFARWASQALGTPGKLLGRTPFLRKAVRRRAHKTLNDYLQSKS
- a CDS encoding oxidoreductase, translating into MEVRMGNEGGSRSVLITGCSTGIGRVTAERLIRGGWKVTATARRVETIKDLGDAGARVLPLDVTDEASMSGAVAAVEAADGAVDVLINNAGYGLQGPVEEFSMDEVRRQFETNVFGLIRLCQLVLPGMRRRGWGRIVNLSSIGGKVTFPGGGFYHGTKHAVEAISDALRFEVRPFGVKIIVVEPGTVLTPFGDTAVASISDGGPYAAFKEGLADTVKGAYDGPMARMAITPEKVAAVIEKAITKRRPRTRYPVGLPARMGIAMKRITPDRTFDAVLRSQFRSAEPPSRSV
- a CDS encoding TetR/AcrR family transcriptional regulator, which produces MRASDRREQILATARRRFARAGYEHTSLDDIAKAAGVTKPVLYRHFSGKRDLYLAVLDEHLSELIRRLWVALSAAPDPQDRLRNGLSAYFAFAEERADGFRMLVEAGARNDPDTYARLGSAWDTLADGIARTVGDLLRSAGLDPAGAPIYARALIGMTQSVADWWLRTKRVPREDLVDYLLALAWRGFDGLPRDPTHRQVAAGV